Part of the Neorhodopirellula lusitana genome is shown below.
AGCCGAGTGTACGCGGATCGTTTGCAACATGTCCCGCCTGCTTGGGATCGTGCGTTCGAGGTCAACGCAAGTGAGGACGAAGCGATGCGCGCCTCTTGCGTCGAGTTCATTTTGGCGGGGCTGTACAGTATCGATAAGATCAGCCGCTCGCAAAAGCACGGCAAGATCCACTACGAAACCTGATTGCAAAACGTGGGCTTGAACATGTTCCGCAGCGACGGCGATTCAGGGTTGAAACGCCGTTGTCGGAACCGTTTGGGGTCACCGACTGCATCTTGTGCACTGATTGTGATCTAGTCTTTTTAAGCAGCCCAATTTTCGAAACGCCCCAGTGCCAGAACGTGCAGTTGCCAAATGGCCTGAGTTTCCGAAACGCTTTAACGCCCGCCCACCATGATTTGTCCGACGAGTAACCAGACAAAAGTAAAAGCGACACCGAATGCGGTATGGACTGCATCAACGTTCATTGAAAGCACCTCAGGCAGAGATTGATCATTCGGCAATTGCTCGGATGCAATCGACGAATGGTAAGGGAACGGAAAGTGGGCCGTTTCCCTGGCCTGAGTGCGAGTGGGTTTCGAGTGAGCGTCGCACGAGGGCGTTGCTTTGACTTTCGAAACCGACTGGCGGTTTTATTCCATGCGGAGTATCCGACGCCGCAAGAGTAGTTATCGGAATCGTCGCAGCAAAAGTTTTGGAAAAGATCGCTCGGTCCTAGCAATGACCCAACCGGATCAACTTAACAGGCTCTTTGGGGAACGCTGTCGGGTGAAACAGAGACGCGTTGGAGCGGGGACGCAGTCCCACGTGCTTAGGCCACACTGCTATTTGGGGCCGTCGGGCTAGTCGAAATCCACTTCGCCGGCCAAGTGAAGATGAACGTTGCACCTTCGCCCAGGCTGGACTCAATCCAAATGTCACCACCTAGGTTGTTGATTTGTTTTTTGGCAATTGCGAGTCCCATGCCGGTGCCGTCCACGTCGATCGCAATGCGTTGGTACATCTCGAACACTTTTTGATGAAACCGGGGGTCGATGCCTGGGCCATTGTCACGGACGGCAAACCGACAAACGTCACCGTCACGTGAAGTCTTGACTTCAATCGTGCCTTGACCGCCCTTGTCGTTGTACTTCACCGCATTGTTGATCAGGTTTCTTAGCACTTGTTCTAGCGGTGTGCGGAACGTTTGCAGGACGGGAAGGCGATTCGCAGCGGTGATCCGAAATCCTTCAGGAGGATCGACCATGGAGATAATCGTTGCCAACAAGCTGCCCACATCCACTGTCTCGGTATGCTGTTCGACACGTCCGACGCGTGAGTAGTTTAAAAGATCGTCAAGCAGGGCTTCCATCTTCTTGACCCGCTCCTGCATCAGTAGGAGGTGCTTGTTTGATTCTTCGGGAAGCAGGTCACTGCAGTCTTCACGGACCCACGTTGCCAAGTGGTTGATGCCACGCAGTGGACTCTTTAAGTCATGGGAAGCGACATAGGCAAAATGATCGAGTTCCTCATTCATTTCCTCCAACGCAGATGCTTTCTCAGACACTTCTTTGCGGAGTCGTTCTGAATCAACGAGCAACTCTTGAGTTTCTCGATTGCGATCACTGAACACCTGAGCGGCCTGTGCCATGCGTCCAATTTCGTCGTTGCGATCCAGTGCTGGAATGGTTTCGATGGTTTCGCCCGAGCCTAGCCGCCGAAAGGTCTCCGTGATCGATGACAACGGCGAAACGATTGTTAGTGACAGGCGTGTGGCCAGCGCCGCGGCGAGTGCAATTGCGGCGATCGATGTCAGGATGCTGATGATCCGTATGTTGCGATTCGATGCGTTCCGAGCGAGCTGATCTTGGTTCCTGCGAACTTCGACTTCGTCTTTTAGACGATTGGAATAGTAGGTGAACTCTGAAATTTCGCCAGCCATCACGATGTTGGAATAGAACATGTAGCTGCGGGTTGCCTGGAAGGCCCGCGTGCCCAATTGGATGAACTCAGCAAGTTCCTGGTCCAATCGTTTTTGAATGGCGGTCGCCGCTTCCAAGTCGTTTTGATCGGCGACGCGTTGCATGAGTTGCCGGCACGTCGAAACGGACGCAATCGCGGAGTCGAAATCGCTCGACTGTGGGTTGATGAAGTATTGTTGCAGGGATTGTTGTGCGTTCAGATAGGCTTGCACACCGTCGATCAAATCGCTGTCAGTCTTCGCGGATCGATTCGTGTTGTTGAACAGTACCTGCTTTTGTAATTCATCGATCGTCTGGTTGACCTTCGCGTCTTGGATCGGCAATTCGACTTGCACGAGTTGCGTTCGAAGTTCGCGTTCGTCGGCGGCTTGTTCCAATTGATCGTCGAACGTGACGAGCGAAAGTCGCATGCGTTGAAGAAGCTCTCGCATGCTGGCAGCATCATCCTGGACGATGACGCTGTCGATCTTGAAGAGTAAGGTTTCCTGGATCGAGATCGCGCCGGCAAGTTGGGAAAGGCCGCCAGTCTGCAAGTACTTTTCGGCCTGGGCTTTCAATTCTTGAATATCGCGGTCAATCTCACGAATGGCAGAAACGGTGCGTTCGGATTGTTCGTAAACCTCGAAGTTGCTCGACCATCGAGCTTGGTTAACCCACAAGATCAGGGTGCTGAACACGCACACGCCCATTAGAATCGCGCACATCGCGTAGATGCGTTGTCGCAATGAATAACGTATGGCGGAGTCGGTCACAGGATGTTCTCGAAAGGCTGAGAGCGGATTCGAATGAAGGGGCACAGTCGCTAGCAATGTGCTAGCTGGAAAGGAACTCGTTCCACCGAATGAGGCTGTATTCGTAGTTCTGCATCACGGTGTTCCAGACTGCGACGTTGGAGAAGCGTTTCTCGTACGAGCCACCGTCGCGGCGTTGCCCTTTTTCGGCCACTTTGGAACCATCGGTGCCCACCAGTTCTTCGGTGGCGGGTAAGCCGCGATACCAAAAGTCCCACTCAGCTTCACTTAGGAACGGTTTGGAACGTTGGGGATTCGAAATGTAGTAGCCTTGGCGAGCGATGAACGCGCCCGGCCATCCTGAAAGCCACCAGTTCATGTACTCGTACGCGGCGTCCTGCGTTTCGCTGCTGACGGCCGTGGAAAGGCACATCACGCCGTGCCAGGCTCGATAGCCTTCACGGGGCGAAGCATAAACGCAGTCAATTCCTTGCCCACGAAGTTGATACACCGCTGGCGAGAACATGCTTTCGATGGACGATTCCCCTCGCTTCATCAGCTCAACGGAGGCGGGCACGCTGCTCCAGACGCCTCGGAAGTGACCCGACTTTCGGTACTCCAACAGAATCGAGAACAGCTGATCGAGCTCTTTGCGAGTTAGATTTCCGATGTCTCGAAACTGCAAGAGACCTTTGGCTTGAGCGGCCAGGGCCAGATCGAAAAGGCCAATTGTCGGTTCGTTAACAATGGCGACTTTGCCGTGATGTTTTTCGTCTAGTAACCAAGACCAGCTTTCCGTTTCATACGCAATGCCACGCTTGATTTGGCTGGCGTCGTACCCGAACGAGTCTGCGTTGTGAACGTAAGGTAGAAAGCTGACACGATCGGTAACGCGACTGCCGAGTGAGTTGTCTTCTTGGACGAAAAGGATTTTGTTAGGCGCGTCGCCGGCGCCCACGCGAGCGTCCGAGGTCAGCCGGCCTTGGGTGGTCAATTGATTGATTTCAGACCAGTTCCGAATTCGCGTCGAGTCAATGGGTTGAATTGTTTGTGCTTGCCAAAGGACCCGGATGCTGTTGGACCACTGTTCATACAAGTCGAACGACTTTGGCTGAGTCGACGCCTGGTGCATCACCTGAGCGCTCCCGCCCGGTGCGAATTCCAGTTCGATCCCCAGATCTTGTTGTGCTTTGAGCCGCAACTTTTCCTGCAGCGTGACGTGGGTGCCGAGGATCCGCAGCTTCCATTTCGTTGGCGAATGGATCGTGATTTCAGATTGAGCCTGTGGGGCTGAGACCGGTGCGGCGGGTGCGGTGGCTTTCGACGGACCGGTTGCCGCCTGAATCGGGGCGGATTGAACCCGTTTCGTGGGCATTGAAGCGAGCGTCAGCGATGCAGTGCACATCTTCAGCGCGGCTCGGCGATCGCATTTACGCTTCAAAACTTGCACTCCTGTCCCAAAGGACGGCTTACTGGCCGATCGAACGAGGTTCGGGGGCCAGTCGCGAATTGATAGTTGGAGTGAAGTATCGGTCGTAGATGAAGGAGAAGTCGATGCTCAAATTGTCGAAACTCAAGTTCCGACCGAATGTGTTTGATCGCTCATCTGCAATTGAATCATGTCGCGGTACCGGCCACCTTGGTCCAGCAGCTCTTGATGCGTGCCAACTTCCAGGACTTCACCGTCTTCGAGAACGACGATTTGGTCCGCACCCACGATTGTGCTTAACCGGTGAGCGATCACGAAAGCAGTTCGGTCTTGCAGCAATTCTTCTAAGCTGCCTTGAATCAAACGTTCACTTTCGCTGTCCAGATTGCTGGTCGCTTCGTCCAGGATCAGGATCTGTGGGTCGGCCAGGATGGCTCGTGCGATCGCCAATCTTTGTCGTTGACCGCCGGACAGCTTGACACCACGTTCGCCGATCAAAGTTTCATAGCCATCTTTGAACTTGGAAATGAACTCATCCGCGGCTGCCGCCCTTGCCGCCTGAATCACCATTTCTCGGTTAGCCCGTGGTTGCGCGTAGGCAATATTTTCGTGAATGCTTCCGTCAAACAAAAAAACGTCTTGTTCCACAATCCCTAGCAATGATCGATAGCTTGATAGTTGAATATCCCGCAAGTCAACGCCGTTGAAGAGCACCGCGCCTTCCGTGGGATCGTAGAACCTTGAGATTAGGTTGGTCAGTGTTGTCTTGCCCGCGCCGCTGCGTCCGACGATCGCGACGGTTTGGCCGGACTCGACATTGAGTGACACGTTTCGAAGTACCTTGGCATCGGATCCCGGGTACGCAAAGGAAACATTCTGCATCGCAATCGCGCCTCCTCGTACTTGAGATGACAACCGCGAAGCTCCCTCACGGCTGGGGAGCTCTTCGTCAACATCCAGAACATCCAAGATCCGGTCGAGACCGGCGAGGTTGTTTTGGAACGTGACAGCGCTGCCCGCGATGGTCGCAAGTGGATCCAATAGCATCGTCAGGTAGACCAGGAACATCATCAGGTCGCCCAGTGTTAGGTCACCGTCAATGATTTGGAACCCGCCGTATAGCAACAGGCCGGTCGAGGCCAATGGAATAATGACTTCCCAGATTGTTTCGATGATCCGCATCCACCACCAAGTGAAAAGTTGTTGGCGAACGAGAAAATCGCCTTCGCGTACATAGCGAGACGACTCGCTGCGGGCTCGCGAAAAGGTACGGACGACTCGGATGCCGCCGAAGGTCTCTGTTGCCCCGCTGTCAATTCGTTGACGTTGCTTGCGGACATCGCGAAACAACGGCCGGATCCGGTTGATGTAAGTACGGTGAGTGATCCACACGATCGGAAGCAGTGCCAATCCGCCCAGCATCAGTTTCCAGTCCACGAACATCAGGATGACCAGGGAACCGATGAACTGCACAACCGCCCGCCACGGGTTGTAGAGCATGCTGAAGATCATTTCGGAAACACCACCGGCGTCTTCCCGAATGAGACTCGCCACGCCACCACTCTTCATCGAGTAGACATGGTGCAGGGGAAGTCGAACGGCGTGATCGAAGACGTGGCGGCGGATCGACACCTGTGATTGGTTGACGGCCTTTGTCGCCAGCCAGCGTCCAGCCAAATTAGCGGCCGTGCCGATCAAGGTGATCACCGTGACTGCGATTGCGATTCCAACCAGTGTTCGCATGGGGGCGGACACGGGATCGCCCAAGACCGCTTCGACTCCGTCCAACTGTGACATCCACTCTGGCAAAGGTTGCGCGGGTTTTGTCAGGACGGAGTCGATAGCAAGCTTGGTGCCCAGCGGTGGAATCAGCCGCAAGGCGATACTGATCGTGAGGAATACCAACGCGGAAACAATCGTTTTGCGATGCCCGTCGATTAGCTTCCAAAACTCGCGAAACAGTTCCATGAAAGAACGCTCGCGGTCACCGATCTTTTTGGCACTGCGGTCGGATGACCCGTGCACGGAGCCACCGGCATGCCTGCTTTTGGGGTCGCTATGTCGGTTGCGGACGGTTTGTCGATAGTCGTCAAATCGAAGTCGGCTTGGTTGGATGGGCATCTTAGTTATTTACCTGCCTGCCGTTCGGGACGGCGGCGTGACCGTGGATAGGCCAAGGATTCGGATTGGGCGAGCGTGTGTCTGTCACGAATGACATGCTGGTGACTGTCCAGCTCGTGGTGCCGGAAATCGGGTGATACCGGAAATATTAGGAGGGCGAGATCGCGGTGGGTTTCGTCAATGGGTGCGGAACGACGGCGAGATGGATCAGTTGAGAAATTTGTGGTGAAATTTTCCCGCAAGTGGACAGTGCGGTACACCACCTGATTGGTTGAATGGCTTTTGGCGACTTCGGAGCCATTCCAGGGAGCTCGCGGCAGCTCCAGCAACGGTAGGTCGAAAGTGGTGCGGATCGCGGCTGGACTGTGAAATGGCTGGAGGGGAGTGGGAACCCAAAGGGATCAAAAATTAACTTGCATGCAGCGAGTTTCCCCCATATCAATCTGTATACCAAGGTGTGTTGTTCGCACCACGTAGTTTTCCGGCTCGATCCCTTCGTTCGGTGACAACCTAACGGACTGGCGGGTATTGGATCGCGGAAAGATTGCGACACTGGCATGTTGCCTTTCGCTTGTACTGTTGTCGTTTATGAGTCACGCAGCTTTTGCCTCGCTCCGAACACTGCTCGTTTTGCTGGTGATTTTCGGCCTGGGTTCGATGGGTGGTTGTGGATCAGGTAACAATAGCGAGGTGAAGGAATCGGGGGATTACACCTTCGATGAGGTGGCAGCGAAGATTCAGGCCGAAGAAGCGGACTCAGACGGGGAACTTAGTGATGAGTTATAGCGCAGAGCCAACTCCTGCCCGCTGTTTTGAATTCAAACAGCGTGCTAAATCAGTTCAGCATGCTGGATCCGTTCCGCGTTTTGAAATTTTGCGGCCTCGACCAGGATTCACCTTGGTCGAGTTGCTGGTCGTAATCGCAATCATTGGTGTGCTTGTTGGATTGCTATTGCCAGCGGTTCAAGGCGCTCGTGAAGCGGCCCGGCGAATGAGCTGTAGCAACAATGTCAAACAGATCGGATTGGGGCTCCATAACTACCACGCGGCATACAACCAGTTGCCCATTCAGGGGACCGGCGCTACTAACGAAGCCAACAACAGTTCCACGGCAGCACAAGATGACGATGGGACTGGCTTCACTCGTTTAGAGCTGTCTTACCTAGTAGGGTTGCTTCCCTTTGTCGAACAGCAGGCGGTTTGGGAACAAGTTAGCAACCCGATGGTGGAAGAAGATGGAGATCTTTGGCCCGCGTTTGGGCCTCGACCCATTGTCGGTGACTATCCGCCTTGGGCGACCAACATTTCCACCTTCCGCTGTCCCAGTGATCCCGGGTCCGGTTTGCCGGCCCTCGGACGTACGAACTACGCTGCTTGCACTGGTGATTCTTTCTATCACGCAATGGAAGGGGTTACCGTGTGGACCGGTTCGGTCAGCAACGGACGTTGGTTATACGAGACCGATGCACAGGCGATGATGCGGTCCCGTTGCGGATTGCGAGGAGCGTTTGTGACTCGCAAGACGATGCGATTTCGCGACATCATTGATGGGCTATCCAACACGATCGCGGTTGGCGAAATTATCACAGGTCTGCAAGATAACGACGTTCGCGCGGTTGGCTTTGACGACACAAAGCATGGCGGCACGACGCTCAAGATGTTGAACAATCCTAAATTGTGTGAGGAAGTCGGGATGGCCGATGGCTGGCTAGATCCTTCGCGTCCTGGGTTTTGGACCGGCGGGGCCGACACCTCGGAAGTGACTCAGCGAGGATATCGCTGGGCCGACTATCATCCCATGCACACCCAGTTCAACACGGTCTTGCCGCCGAACGCGGAAGTATGCACGGTGTCCAAATCCGAACGCTATGGGGTTCTGCCTAGCAGCAGCCATCACCTTGGTGGGGTGCATCTGTTGCTGGCCGATGGGGCCGTCAAGTTCGTGACCGATTCCATTGATGCGGGGAACCCGAAGAGCCCTTGTGTGTTTTGTGACGCAACCAGTTCGGGTGACGACAGTTCGTTGCCCGCCGGCTCACACAGTCCGTACGGTTTGTGGGGGGCGTTGGGAACGCGAGCTTCGCGTGAATCGATCCAGGAAGCGTTCTAAGGGGTTGCTCAATCGGGAAGATTTTCTTCCCGTGGGACAGTGTCGCTGGACTGAGATTCGCTATAATTTCGGATCGCTTCTCTGAATATTGACACAAGGCCGTCCGATGAACGATCCATCCTACGAGTCCTGTTCGCCTGAGTCGTTCGACTTTGGGGAACATGGAGTGGCTCGCGGTCTCACCGATGTCGGCCGGCGTCGCAGCCAGAACCAGGATCAGTTTCTGATCGCGGAGCTTCGTAAGTCGATGCAGGTCCAAGCGTCGAGTCTCCGGTTCGAATCCCAGACCAATTTGTTTGGCGATGCTCGGGGGCAATTGTGGATCGTTGCCGATGGCATGGGTGGGCACGCTGCCGGTCAAAGAGCTAGCCGTGTTGCGATGGACCAGTTGATCCAGCAACTGCTCAACACCGTGCACTGGTTTTTGCAATCGGATCAGGTTCAGAGCGTTGACGAATCGGAATTCGTCAGCTCGCTTCAGCGGATCCTGCATGTGGCCCACGCTCAGATCCTTTCGGAGGCGGAGAGTGATCAATCACAACGTGGGATGGGCACCACCTTGACGATGGCCTACGTCGTTTGGCCGAGGATGTACGTGGTCCACGTTGGGGACAGTCGGTGTTATTTGGTTCGCGATGGGGTGTGCGAACAATTGACCACCGACCACACCTTGGCGCATCAGTTAGTCGAAGCCGGGGGTCTGAATCCGGAAGACGAAGCCGCGAGTCGTTGGAGCAACGTGCTGTGGAACGTTTTGGGCGGCAGCGGCGAACATGAGCTGACTGCCGAAGTGCGGCGTGTGGACCTGATGGAAGGTGACACCGTGTTGCTGTGCAGCGACGGACTGAGTCGCTATTTGTCAGCAACAGCTCTCGCTGACGTTATCGCCGAAGGCACGAGCGAGCTGAATGCCGTTTGTCAGCGACTGGTCGATCTGGCGAATGAAGCAGGCGGTGAAGACAACATTACCGTGATCGTCGCGAAGCCCGATCGAGTTTTATTGGCCACCCGGCCGAATCGAGACGACGAGTTGGACCTAAGGAATCTATTGACCAATCCGGGAGTCTCGCCGGACGATTACTCCGACGCCGAAACACTTCCCGGCTGAATGGCGTTCACACGCCGGAATTTCCTTGCAACCGGTTCGCTGGCACGCTTGACCCTTTGGGTGAGACGATTGGGCAGTTAGAATGGGTCAGTGAACCCCAAGCCAATGATGGCAAGATCGACGCGATATCGAGAACGTTTTCGATTCGATCCCGCTATTGGCTCCCACCTTTCCCACCAACCGGTGCCCCATGACTATGCACATGCCATTGCTGCCTTCCCAACGCTCGATCGTGCGAGGGAAAGCCTCGATTGCCCTGGTCCGTCTAGTGACGATTCTTGCCACTGTTGCCTATTGCCAAGCGGGAGCCGCTGCGGAACCGGAATCCGATCCGAATGTCGATCGCGTCAACGTTACGTTGGGGGATGCCTCGCTCACCGCGGGGATTCCGGGTGAAGGGCCTTTGACTTTGACCGAAGTCAATCAGTGGCTGGCCGATCCCGTCAATCATCAGCCACTCGAGGTCACTTTGCCGCGCGGTATCGATGCGGCGAAAGCCAACATTTACATTCCGGAAGACAACCCAATGACGCTTGCGAAAGTGGAATTGGGGCGTCAGCTGTTCTTTGATACGCGACTCTCTTCCGACAACACTGTCTCGTGTGCCACTTGCCATGCTCCGGACCAAGGTTGGGGAGCCAACACTCAGTTTGGTGAGGGAGTCGATGGTCAGACAGGCAATCGGAATTCACCGGTCTCGTTCAATCGGATCTTGAGTCGGCATCAATTTCATGATGGTCGCGCCGCCACGCTGGAAGAGCAAGCGGTTGGACCGATCGCGAACCCCATTGAGATGGCGAATAACCACGAGACCTGCGTCGTGACTCTGGCCAAGATTCCTGTGTACCGTGTGCAGTTCGAAAAGATCTTTGGTGACGGCGTCAACATTGACAACGTTGGGAAGGCGATCGCAACTTTCGAACGTGCCATCGTAACCGGGCCTGCGCCGTACGATTACTACGCACCGCTAGCTACCTTCGAAAAGGCGTTCGCTGACGACTTGGAATACTTGGACGAAGAGGACCCCGAACTTGCCAAGCAATACCAAGACTTGAAGAAAGCCGCTGCGGAACATCCGATGAGCGAGTCAGCGATTCGTGGGATGGAATTGACCTTCGGGAAAGCCAACTGCACTGTCTGTCACGCCGGTGCCAACTTCACTGATGAACAGTTCCATAATTTGGGTGTGGGCATGACCGCTGACGATCCCGATTTGGGGCGATTCGTGGTCACGGGTGAAGAAAAAGACAAGGGTGCGTTCAAGACACCAACGATGCGGAATGTCGTTCATTCCGGTCCGTACATGCATGACGGAAGCCAGGAAACGCTGGAAGAAGTGATTAAGTGGTACGACATCGGTGGGCATCCGAACCCATGGCTCAGTGACAAAATGAAGAAGCTCAACCTGTCCGCGACGGAGCGTGCGGATTTGGTCGCGTTCATGGTGGATGGCCTGACGAGTGAGTTTCCTACGATTGAAACCGGGCGGCTTCCTCAGTAATGGGCGATCCCTTTTTCTTGCTGATTTTGTTTGGCATTCCGATCGTTAGCCAGATCGTGTCGTCTCAGATGCGGAAGCGGTTCGTCCAATTTTCTGGACACCCGATGCCGTTGACGGGACGGCAGGCCGCCGAACGAATGTTGCTTGAAAATGGCATCATGGATGTGCGGGTGATTTCGACTGCCGGTCAGTTGACAGATCACTACGATCCTCGCAACAAAACGGTGAACCTGAGTCAGGTTGTCTATGACGAAAGTAATGTCGCGGCAGTTGCCGTGGCCACGCACGAGTGCGGGCATGCTGTTCAGGATGCGACTGGCTATCCGATGTTGGCGGCTCGGTCGAAAATGGTACCGCTATTGAAACTGAGCAACATTGCGTTGCCAGTGTTGGCGTTCGGAGGAGCGGGCATTTCGCAAGTGGCCGGGAACCATGGCACAGCAATCCTGTGCTTGGTCGCGTTGGGGCTGCCAGCCTTATTCAGTCTGGTGACGTTGCCGGTGGAGTTCAACGCCAGTCGGCGTGCCCTGAACTGGCTTGAAGACGTAGGGATTGCCGCAGGCGACCAGTACGCGGGTGCTCGCAAGGCGTTGTTCTGGGCGGCGATGACCTATGTGGTTGCCGCCTTGGGTGCGATTGTCCAGGCGTTGTATTTCGCAAAGCTATTCTTAGGCGGAAGACGTTAAGTTGGGCCAGCGTTGAGTTGGACCCGCGTTGAGGGCGGCGCCGCCGAGCGGTCTCTGCTGACTAGAGGTCGCTGCGATAGCGTCGTTCGCGAGACGCTCGGTCACCTCGGCGGGTGATCCAACCAAAAGCGATGACCGCGATGATTCCGAAGATCACACCGAAGGCTGCCACTCGTCCAATCGAGTTGACGCCGATTGGATCGGTGGATTTGGGACTCAAGTCTTCGATCACGCCAGCGACAATCAGTGGTGCGAATTGTTTGCCGCCGTGAGCCGTCATGAGATCCGAATCATAGCTCCAAAGCCGATAGAAGAACCCCTCGACCTGCACCATGATTGTTTTGGTGGTGACAAGAGAATCGTCTTGGGCGTCGCGTAAAAATTCAGGCAAAGTCGCTGTGACAATGGTGACTGGATAGCGATTCTCCATCACGACTGGATCGCCATCGGGGACTTCGAGTTTGAGTTGGACGTTGCCTAGGTCGCCAATGGCATCGATTTGATAGTATTCGTCACCACCAATCTGCATGCGGCGTTCGGTGGACTCAACGGCAACTCGCGTCGCACGCACCGTTTCGACACGGAGTCGAATCCATTGTCCGGTGAACTGGGATGGAGACTTCAGCAGGTCGACTGGCGATGCATCAACAACACTCGCACGCAGGCGTTGGACTTCGCTCGATTCCCGGTTCAGGCTGACTCGCCGAGCCGCGCCAATTGCGGGAAAGAAGACGGGCGAGTCATTGGCCGAGATCGACTGGCGGTCAAGTTTCGCCACTTCAGGAAGTCGGCTCAGGTCCACTCCCGAGGCCGAAAGGAAGTCGCCCGCCGGAGACATCGGACGAGCCGGATTCCAGTGCAGTCGTCCAGCGACGCGAACATCGATTTCAGGATACTGGCCAATCAACGCACCCGTGCCGGTCAGTCGGTCGCCGATCTCGAGTTCGACAGGCAACGCTTCGAACGCGACGATTGTGAAATCGTTGTCGTCGAGTTTCAGTTTCGCCAGTTGCAAATCATGCAGTTCCAGCATGTCGTTCAGTTCGTCTGGGACCGGCATGGATTTCAGTTCGGTAATAACACCATCGATCTCGATTGCGTCCCCGATTTCAGCGTGGGGGCCTGAGCCTGTGGCACTGGTGCTTTGTCGTTGTTGCAGAATGTTGTCGCTCAATCGGTTCAGTCGATATATCAGCTTTGCCAGGGAAGCGTCGTCCCAGTGGAGTTGACTCAGGCCTGAAACGTCGATCGGTTCCGCGTCGACGGGCCACGTAATCGCTTGCAGATTGGACTGATCGAACCCAGGCAGTAGATCCAGGATAGACTCGGCAAAGGCGTTCGCTGGGAAGCAACACAGGACAGCGAGCAATCCTGCTTCCAGGGTGACGGGACGTTTGGAGCGACGCTTGCGCAGTTGACGATTTAGCGATGCGGTTCGCCACATCACCCAGGCTGAAAAGATTCCACCGATCCCGATGGCTGCCATCACGATCCAAACCATCGATGGTTTGGGATC
Proteins encoded:
- a CDS encoding cytochrome-c peroxidase; this translates as MPLLPSQRSIVRGKASIALVRLVTILATVAYCQAGAAAEPESDPNVDRVNVTLGDASLTAGIPGEGPLTLTEVNQWLADPVNHQPLEVTLPRGIDAAKANIYIPEDNPMTLAKVELGRQLFFDTRLSSDNTVSCATCHAPDQGWGANTQFGEGVDGQTGNRNSPVSFNRILSRHQFHDGRAATLEEQAVGPIANPIEMANNHETCVVTLAKIPVYRVQFEKIFGDGVNIDNVGKAIATFERAIVTGPAPYDYYAPLATFEKAFADDLEYLDEEDPELAKQYQDLKKAAAEHPMSESAIRGMELTFGKANCTVCHAGANFTDEQFHNLGVGMTADDPDLGRFVVTGEEKDKGAFKTPTMRNVVHSGPYMHDGSQETLEEVIKWYDIGGHPNPWLSDKMKKLNLSATERADLVAFMVDGLTSEFPTIETGRLPQ
- a CDS encoding zinc metallopeptidase; amino-acid sequence: MGDPFFLLILFGIPIVSQIVSSQMRKRFVQFSGHPMPLTGRQAAERMLLENGIMDVRVISTAGQLTDHYDPRNKTVNLSQVVYDESNVAAVAVATHECGHAVQDATGYPMLAARSKMVPLLKLSNIALPVLAFGGAGISQVAGNHGTAILCLVALGLPALFSLVTLPVEFNASRRALNWLEDVGIAAGDQYAGARKALFWAAMTYVVAALGAIVQALYFAKLFLGGRR